The following proteins are encoded in a genomic region of Triticum dicoccoides isolate Atlit2015 ecotype Zavitan chromosome 1B, WEW_v2.0, whole genome shotgun sequence:
- the LOC119306454 gene encoding myb-related protein Pp2-like — translation MHNPRGSRSRDRDRRGKREEQDAGRRGRVGRRGGGGGEDQGVVEPRGGRAAARRRGAPRGQELDRHQRRDPRPDGGKSCRLRWCNQLSPGVHRRAFTPDEDRLIFELHSKHGNKWATIARKLVGRTDNSVKNHWNSTLRKRRSAAAGNAAGGPVFAPAAAMSFQSVDLTRGAEDDDDDDDDSDASVEPPANAKRPRVDVGGAVPPAVKVDHQAPPPDPPTSLSLSLPGTGVGAVTPPAPPAPVPAPAPVKEAWMESARAMLEQNPWFMEAMKRMVEDEVRRQMGSVCSIMASLGRAGAAAATLPTARADRAETHPAGGRDRRTDG, via the coding sequence ATGCACAACCcccgcggcagccgcagccgagaccGAGACCGACGCGGGAAGAGGGAAGAGCAGGATGCCGGACGGCGGGGGCGGGTCGGACggcgcgggggcgggggcggggaggATCAAGGGGTCGTGGAGCCCCGAGGAGGACGAGCTGCTGCGCGACGCCGTGGCGCGCCACGGGGCCAGGAACTGGACCGTCATCAGCGCCGAGATCCCCGGCCGGACGGGGGCAAGTCCTGCCGCCTGCGCTGGTGCAACCAGCTCAGCCCCGGGGTGCaccgccgcgccttcacccccgacgaGGACCGCCTCATCTTCGAGCTCCACAGCAAGCACGGCAACAAGTGGGCCACCATCGCGCGCAAGCTCGTCGGCCGCACCGACAACTCCGTCAAGAACCACTGGAACTCCACGCTCCGGAAACGCCGCAGCGCGGCCGCGGGCAACGCAGCGGGCGGGCCCGTCTTCGCGCCTGCCGCTGCCATGTCGTTCCAATCTGTGGATCTCACCAGGGGcgcggaggacgacgacgacgacgacgacgacagcgaCGCCTCGGTGGAACCGCCCGCCAACGCCAAGCGGCCCCGCGTGGACGTCGGCGGTGCCGTCCCTCCCGCGGTGAAGGTGGACCACCAGGCGCCGCCGCCCGACCCGCCCACGTCGCTGTCACTCAGCCTGCCGGGAACCGGGGTCGGCGCCGTCACCCCGCCGGCTCCCCCGGCGCCAGTGCCGGCGCCAGCGCCGGTGAAGGAGGCGTGGATGGAGAGCGCGAGGGCGATGCTGGAGCAGAACCCGTGGTTCATGGAGGCGATGAAGCGGATGGTCGAAGATGAGGTGCGGCGGCAAATGGGCAGTGTGTGCTCCATCATGGCGTCCCTGGGCagagccggcgcggcggcggccaccctgccgacggccagggccgatCGAGCAGAAACGCACCCGGCAGGCGGTCGAGACCGACGGACGGACGGGTAG